The Kordia sp. SMS9 genome window below encodes:
- a CDS encoding helix-turn-helix domain-containing protein: MFAQEASFRIPDSLTDKTNAELVSSIRKHRYSKPQIAKIYTEVYHKKATSEKNQKSIIDSYFYFAFLADVQGKFTESVGLINKGISKATTEKDSILIRFYNLRGKAHGQYGKYADAAADFNMALQISQKYHERKGENIAKINIALLQMETKQYHESLKTYHEMFRISEDSTLISENSRNSIIIGISDNFLRTKQLDSARFYLDLGLKESAANNDEESLSYLYPFDALYYYHRGDIPKSLEILKKAKEAILSLQEHDTRNIQVYYYMAQCHFALKEYNAAIRDIENAFEIIRQENDKKAISVSEKDQFIPYEYLYMLETLMYCYEKLGDAEKRDEYYTKYYPLKLESLEKDVRIHQLIFNFQQAPQIEFIKKMSQKEGVAQKKVTYLYYVVALLLVGIVVSSIFYKRREQQKQIAYKTLIEKVSVLETKNEHREEPKSVSEKKTVSITDEKAQAILKGLKKFEAQELYLDSGCNLRFVAKKVKTNATYLSKIINAHKEISFNEYINNLRIQYTLKRLKSDTLFRAYSIKSISEEVGYKSADSFTKHFKNQTSLYPSYYIKKLNQEHV; this comes from the coding sequence AAGTCAATCATAGACAGTTATTTTTATTTTGCATTTCTTGCAGATGTACAGGGTAAATTTACCGAATCAGTTGGGTTAATCAACAAAGGAATTTCGAAAGCAACCACTGAAAAGGACAGTATTTTGATACGGTTTTACAATTTACGAGGGAAAGCGCATGGACAATATGGAAAATACGCTGACGCTGCGGCTGATTTTAATATGGCGCTTCAAATTTCTCAAAAATACCATGAAAGAAAAGGCGAAAACATTGCTAAGATCAATATTGCGCTTTTACAGATGGAGACCAAACAGTATCACGAATCTTTAAAAACATATCATGAAATGTTTCGCATCTCTGAAGATTCAACTTTGATCAGTGAAAATTCGAGAAATAGTATCATTATTGGAATATCTGATAATTTTTTAAGGACGAAACAGTTGGATTCTGCTCGTTTCTATTTAGATTTAGGATTGAAAGAAAGTGCCGCCAATAATGATGAAGAATCGTTAAGTTATCTGTATCCTTTTGATGCTTTATATTATTACCATAGAGGAGATATTCCGAAATCACTTGAAATATTAAAAAAAGCAAAAGAAGCTATTTTAAGCTTACAAGAACATGATACTAGAAACATACAAGTGTATTACTATATGGCACAATGTCATTTTGCTTTAAAGGAGTACAATGCAGCTATTCGTGATATTGAAAATGCTTTTGAGATTATTCGGCAAGAAAATGATAAAAAAGCGATCTCGGTTTCCGAAAAAGATCAGTTTATTCCCTACGAATATTTGTATATGCTTGAAACATTAATGTATTGTTATGAGAAACTAGGCGATGCGGAAAAAAGAGATGAATACTACACAAAATATTATCCGTTAAAATTAGAAAGTCTTGAAAAAGATGTCCGAATTCATCAATTAATTTTCAATTTTCAACAAGCTCCACAGATTGAATTCATCAAAAAAATGAGTCAAAAAGAAGGTGTTGCACAAAAAAAAGTAACGTATTTATATTATGTAGTTGCGCTATTATTGGTTGGAATCGTTGTTAGTTCTATTTTTTACAAAAGAAGAGAGCAACAAAAGCAAATTGCCTACAAAACGCTCATTGAAAAGGTTTCTGTCTTAGAGACTAAAAACGAGCATCGTGAAGAACCCAAAAGTGTGAGTGAAAAGAAAACTGTAAGTATTACAGATGAAAAAGCGCAAGCTATATTAAAAGGTTTGAAAAAGTTTGAAGCACAAGAATTGTATTTAGACTCAGGATGTAATTTGCGTTTCGTAGCCAAGAAAGTAAAAACAAACGCTACCTATTTATCAAAAATCATCAATGCGCATAAAGAAATTAGTTTTAACGAATATATTAACAATCTTCGCATTCAATACACCTTGAAACGTTTGAAGTCTGATACGCTTTTTAGAGCCTATTCCATCAAGTCTATCTCGGAAGAAGTCGGTTATAAAAGTGCCGATTCGTTTACAAAACACTTCAAAAATCAAACGTCATTGTATCCTTCATATTACATCAAAAAACTGAATCAAGAACACGTGTAA
- a CDS encoding nitroreductase family protein: MTTEKTVTEAIQYRRSVRVFDKDIELDTEKVKNCLHNAVLAPTSSNLQLWEFYHITDEAVLKQLTEACLGQNAAKTAKQLIVVVTRKDLWKQRAKANIKFYEQLFDKPKEEYARREKFAINYYKKLIPTIYPDFLGIFGWLKYAVFNCIGLFRPIYRQVRLSDLRIVAHKSAGLAAQNFMISMAAIGYDTCPMEGSDTLRVKKILKLPRGAEINMVIGCGVRSEKGIYGPRFRVPFESTYTEV; this comes from the coding sequence ATGACTACAGAGAAAACAGTAACCGAAGCCATTCAATATAGACGTTCTGTACGCGTTTTTGATAAAGACATTGAGCTTGACACCGAAAAAGTAAAAAATTGTCTCCACAACGCTGTGTTAGCACCTACCAGCAGTAATTTACAGCTATGGGAGTTTTATCATATCACAGATGAAGCTGTTTTGAAACAATTGACTGAAGCGTGTTTGGGACAAAATGCTGCAAAAACTGCCAAACAATTGATCGTTGTTGTCACTAGAAAAGATTTGTGGAAGCAACGCGCCAAAGCCAATATTAAGTTTTATGAACAACTTTTTGACAAACCTAAGGAGGAATATGCACGACGTGAAAAATTTGCCATTAACTACTACAAAAAGCTGATTCCTACGATTTATCCTGACTTTTTAGGCATTTTTGGTTGGTTGAAATATGCAGTTTTTAACTGTATTGGTTTGTTTCGACCGATTTACAGACAAGTCCGATTGAGCGATTTACGCATTGTAGCACATAAAAGCGCAGGATTGGCAGCACAAAACTTTATGATCAGTATGGCAGCCATTGGATATGATACGTGCCCGATGGAAGGAAGCGATACGTTGCGCGTGAAAAAGATTTTAAAATTGCCTCGTGGTGCGGAAATCAATATGGTTATTGGTTGTGGCGTGCGTAGTGAAAAAGGTATTTACGGACCACGATTTAGAGTTCCTTTTGAAAGTACGTATACGGAGGTTTAG
- a CDS encoding transposase translates to MKIQRISDLQTRLSLFSISENYTLFYERFLQSDLGKIYTAIPWDDLVATFNIKEHKLGRNMLFSPKGRLALMFLKHYACCSDKRLLEQLNSNVDYQFFCDISLGFNRLTNSKIVSQIRCELAGCLDIEVLEKCLYVNWSGYIENPDQVTVDATCYESELRYPTNQKLLWEAVHWMYNQLRKNAKVVGVKMIRSKYLKWKLRYHGFSKMRRKTKSKRKSLTRSLLGLLKKFIDFEAHLRKKYNLQASVQYYRRVATIKKVYSQQEYHFRTGNKIKDRIVSIAKDYLRPIVRGKEIKPVEFGAKVNKLQIDGISFIEHLSFHAFNEGTRLQATIYKAQDLTHRKTKIIGADAIYATNKNRNFVTKHKIKTDFKRKGRPPKDYKQEKKLKSLITKERATRLEGSFGKEKEYYHLKKIKAKTKLTETLWIFFGIHTANALEIGRRIYKKQQIAA, encoded by the coding sequence ATGAAAATACAAAGAATTTCTGATTTACAAACCCGTTTATCTCTTTTTTCGATATCTGAAAATTACACGCTGTTTTATGAGCGTTTTTTGCAAAGTGATTTAGGTAAGATTTATACAGCCATTCCTTGGGACGATTTGGTAGCCACTTTTAATATTAAGGAACACAAACTAGGTAGGAATATGCTTTTCAGTCCTAAAGGTCGTCTAGCTTTAATGTTTTTAAAACATTATGCTTGTTGTAGCGATAAACGTCTTTTAGAACAACTTAACAGTAATGTTGACTATCAGTTTTTTTGTGACATTTCTTTAGGTTTTAATCGGTTGACAAATTCTAAAATCGTGAGTCAAATACGATGTGAGTTAGCGGGCTGTTTGGATATTGAAGTCTTGGAAAAGTGTCTATACGTAAACTGGTCTGGTTATATAGAGAATCCTGATCAAGTCACTGTGGATGCTACTTGTTATGAGAGTGAACTGCGATATCCTACCAATCAAAAGCTACTATGGGAAGCTGTTCATTGGATGTACAATCAACTCCGCAAAAATGCTAAAGTAGTAGGGGTAAAAATGATACGCAGTAAATACTTGAAATGGAAACTACGTTATCATGGCTTTAGCAAGATGCGTCGCAAGACCAAGTCAAAACGAAAATCACTAACACGTTCACTTTTAGGGTTATTAAAGAAGTTTATCGACTTTGAAGCTCACTTACGTAAAAAGTACAACTTGCAAGCAAGTGTACAATACTATCGCAGAGTAGCCACCATCAAAAAAGTTTACTCTCAACAAGAATATCACTTCAGAACAGGTAATAAGATTAAAGACCGTATTGTAAGTATTGCAAAGGACTACTTACGACCTATCGTTCGAGGAAAAGAAATCAAACCCGTAGAGTTCGGAGCCAAAGTTAACAAACTACAAATCGATGGAATTAGCTTTATAGAACACCTAAGTTTTCATGCCTTCAATGAGGGAACGCGACTGCAAGCTACGATCTATAAAGCACAAGATCTTACCCATAGAAAAACCAAGATCATTGGAGCAGATGCTATATATGCCACAAACAAGAATAGAAACTTTGTCACAAAGCACAAGATTAAAACCGACTTCAAAAGAAAAGGAAGGCCTCCTAAAGACTACAAGCAAGAGAAAAAATTAAAGAGCTTAATCACAAAAGAAAGAGCTACGCGATTAGAAGGTAGCTTTGGCAAGGAGAAAGAGTATTATCATCTCAAAAAAATAAAAGCAAAAACAAAGCTTACAGAAACCTTGTGGATATTCTTTGGTATACATACCGCTAATGCCTTAGAAATCGGAAGAAGAATCTACAAAAAGCAACAAATAGCAGCATAA
- a CDS encoding response regulator transcription factor, with protein sequence MKKHSVVIVDDHLLFAQSLQGLVNAFDEFEVLYHVKNGSELIKKLLESENVPDIILLDINMPVMNGFETMEWIKENRPSIQVLALSMDDHEETIIKMLRLGAKGYLLKDIHPEIFYKALNEVISNGIYYSERVATTLLNSLHGNDEKELANGKPLKDTELTFLKLACTEMTYKEIAQEMCLSPKTIDGYRESLFKHFKVRSRIGLVLYAIRNNLVNSK encoded by the coding sequence ATGAAAAAACATTCCGTTGTAATTGTAGATGATCATTTGCTCTTTGCACAATCCTTGCAAGGTTTGGTCAATGCATTTGATGAGTTTGAGGTTTTGTACCATGTAAAGAATGGAAGCGAGCTGATAAAGAAATTATTAGAATCTGAAAATGTCCCAGATATTATCCTACTTGATATCAATATGCCCGTGATGAACGGTTTTGAAACGATGGAATGGATCAAAGAAAACCGACCAAGCATTCAAGTATTGGCGTTATCTATGGACGATCATGAAGAAACCATTATCAAAATGCTGCGTTTGGGCGCAAAAGGATATTTACTGAAAGATATTCATCCAGAAATATTTTACAAAGCTTTGAATGAAGTGATTTCTAACGGAATCTACTATTCGGAACGCGTTGCTACTACCTTGTTAAATTCTCTGCATGGAAATGACGAAAAAGAACTCGCAAACGGAAAACCATTAAAAGATACCGAGCTGACATTCTTAAAGTTAGCCTGTACCGAAATGACCTATAAGGAAATTGCACAAGAAATGTGCCTCAGTCCAAAAACTATCGACGGCTACCGCGAATCCTTATTCAAACACTTCAAAGTACGAAGCCGAATCGGTTTGGTATTGTATGCTATTCGAAACAATTTGGTGAATAGTAAGTGA
- a CDS encoding sensor histidine kinase, which translates to MNDQEVYMLVAATSMVLLILLITVIILFVFFQKRKLKFILEKKEAEKRYMEEIAKSQIEIQEQALQNMSWELHDNIGQLLSVARMHINILGTQLREDNKEKLDDISEIVGKSLQEIRLLSKTMNTEIIQNMGLIKSIEVELERFNKLNFLAATLEVSGEERSLDVKEEIILFRILQEFFSNAIKHSKAKNLAVNLTFAADQLVINAQDDGVGFDEGEIEKGSGLINMKSRAAIINAEFAMKSAKNKGVSLTLAYPYKEK; encoded by the coding sequence ATGAACGATCAAGAAGTATATATGCTTGTAGCTGCAACATCTATGGTGTTGCTTATTTTGTTAATAACCGTCATCATCTTATTTGTATTTTTCCAAAAGCGTAAACTGAAGTTTATTCTTGAGAAGAAAGAAGCAGAAAAGCGATATATGGAAGAAATAGCCAAATCTCAAATTGAAATTCAAGAACAAGCCCTACAAAATATGAGCTGGGAATTGCATGATAATATTGGGCAATTACTTTCTGTAGCACGTATGCATATCAATATTTTAGGAACTCAGCTTAGGGAAGACAATAAAGAAAAACTAGATGATATTAGCGAAATTGTAGGGAAGAGCTTGCAAGAAATTCGATTGCTTTCCAAAACGATGAATACTGAAATCATCCAAAACATGGGATTGATCAAATCTATTGAAGTGGAGTTGGAGCGTTTTAATAAATTAAATTTTTTAGCCGCAACCCTAGAAGTTTCAGGAGAAGAACGATCGTTAGATGTGAAAGAAGAAATCATTCTCTTCCGAATTTTACAAGAATTCTTTTCAAATGCAATCAAACATTCCAAAGCTAAAAATTTAGCAGTAAACTTGACTTTTGCAGCAGATCAATTAGTGATTAACGCACAAGACGATGGTGTTGGTTTTGATGAAGGTGAAATAGAAAAAGGCTCTGGATTGATCAACATGAAGAGTCGTGCTGCCATCATAAATGCAGAATTTGCTATGAAATCTGCAAAAAATAAAGGAGTTTCCTTAACTTTAGCGTATCCCTATAAAGAAAAATAA
- a CDS encoding biotin-dependent carboxyltransferase family protein translates to MLEILHSGLYTSVQDLGRFHYRNFGVPVSGVMDDFHARLANQMLGNDENAAVLEMTLQGAHVKFHEPTQLVICGADLSPKLHRSDIRVNIPVNVSKGDELSFGKRNYGVRAYLAVKNGFRTEKILKSRSFYEGITPKSRIVIGDFVPYQTITKKIQPKTNIAIQKEVFTNTTIKVYEGPEFHLLSKKQQEKLFNTTFSIGLNNRMAYQLEETIQNECPSIITSAVLPGTIQLTPSGKLIILMKDCQTTGGYPRILQLDQQSIIKLSQKYTRDTFCFKKLSIS, encoded by the coding sequence ATGTTAGAAATCTTACATAGCGGATTGTACACGTCGGTTCAAGATTTGGGCAGATTTCACTATCGAAATTTCGGAGTTCCTGTTTCGGGTGTGATGGATGATTTTCATGCAAGATTGGCAAATCAGATGTTAGGAAATGATGAAAATGCTGCGGTGTTGGAAATGACTTTGCAAGGTGCACATGTAAAATTTCACGAACCTACGCAACTTGTCATTTGTGGTGCTGATTTGTCTCCAAAGCTCCATAGAAGCGATATAAGAGTGAATATTCCTGTAAATGTATCCAAAGGTGATGAATTGTCGTTTGGCAAACGAAATTATGGTGTTCGAGCGTATCTCGCTGTAAAAAATGGTTTTCGAACTGAAAAAATATTAAAAAGCAGGAGTTTTTACGAAGGTATCACACCGAAATCACGCATAGTCATAGGTGATTTTGTTCCGTATCAAACCATCACTAAGAAAATTCAACCTAAAACTAACATTGCGATACAAAAAGAGGTATTTACAAATACTACAATTAAAGTATACGAAGGTCCAGAATTTCATCTTTTGTCAAAAAAACAACAAGAAAAGCTTTTCAACACGACATTTTCCATAGGGTTAAATAATAGAATGGCGTATCAATTGGAAGAAACTATTCAAAACGAATGTCCAAGTATCATTACCTCTGCTGTGTTGCCAGGCACCATTCAGTTAACACCTTCTGGAAAGCTAATCATTCTTATGAAAGATTGCCAAACTACAGGTGGTTATCCACGTATTTTACAATTAGATCAACAAAGTATTATTAAATTATCGCAAAAGTACACAAGAGATACATTTTGTTTTAAGAAGCTCTCAATTTCGTAA
- the pxpB gene encoding 5-oxoprolinase subunit PxpB: protein MLHINCDVGEGADNEEILMPYISACNIACGGHAGNSETMHEVVTLAKKYQVAIGAHPSYPDRENFGRISVNMASAEFIKTIQNQIESLEKIVALHAAKITHIKPHGALYNDVAKSSAKAQLFLKAITKYKEKYKLYVPYNSVIEKLALQQKFKVIYEAFADRNYTDDLTLVSRTKEHAVLTKIGEIIPHVSRLKNEQKVQTVSGEKISLKSDTFCVHSDTPNAIEIIQQLHSYFNAENAQVKPKFPTYKVYGETAILLTWEAKMTSEVLNSVLECKEKILNFNIKVVLDVIQSNNSLLIIYDYKKVDFKTFKHLLERLFLLSSDKMRTQKQLCWEVPVCYDKSFGIDLEEIAQKNKLSITEIIKLHTAPKYKVFSIGFLPGFLYLGGLDQRLHIDRKSTPRLDVKKGAVGIGGMQTGIYPKSSPGGWQIIGNSPLNFFDVFSEKPCFANPGDFIKFVSVTLAEYHKISEAVSDGNYTLKSTEVC from the coding sequence ATGCTACATATCAACTGCGATGTCGGAGAAGGTGCAGACAATGAGGAAATACTCATGCCGTACATCAGTGCGTGCAATATTGCGTGTGGCGGACATGCGGGCAATTCGGAAACAATGCATGAAGTGGTAACGTTGGCTAAAAAGTATCAAGTAGCAATTGGTGCGCATCCTTCATATCCTGATCGGGAAAATTTTGGACGTATTTCTGTAAATATGGCTTCCGCAGAATTTATCAAAACGATTCAAAATCAAATCGAAAGTTTAGAAAAAATTGTCGCTTTGCATGCTGCGAAAATTACACACATCAAACCACATGGCGCGTTGTATAATGATGTAGCAAAAAGTTCAGCAAAAGCACAACTTTTTTTAAAAGCAATTACCAAATATAAAGAAAAATACAAGCTCTATGTTCCGTATAATTCTGTGATTGAAAAGCTCGCTTTACAACAAAAATTTAAAGTCATTTATGAAGCCTTTGCAGACCGAAATTATACCGACGATTTGACTTTAGTTTCACGTACAAAAGAGCATGCAGTTTTAACCAAAATAGGGGAGATCATTCCGCATGTCTCTAGACTGAAAAACGAACAAAAAGTACAGACGGTTTCAGGTGAAAAAATTTCACTAAAGTCTGATACATTTTGCGTACATTCAGATACACCAAATGCAATAGAAATTATACAACAATTACACTCATATTTCAATGCCGAAAATGCTCAAGTAAAACCTAAATTCCCAACGTATAAAGTATATGGAGAAACAGCAATTTTACTCACTTGGGAAGCAAAAATGACCTCTGAAGTACTAAATTCAGTGTTGGAATGTAAAGAAAAAATATTGAATTTTAATATTAAAGTAGTGCTTGATGTAATTCAATCAAATAATTCATTATTAATAATTTATGATTATAAAAAAGTAGATTTTAAAACATTCAAACATTTGTTGGAACGACTGTTTTTGCTTTCTTCTGACAAAATGCGCACACAAAAACAATTGTGTTGGGAAGTTCCCGTATGTTATGACAAGAGTTTTGGAATTGACTTAGAAGAAATCGCACAAAAAAACAAGCTTTCTATCACAGAAATTATCAAGCTTCATACAGCTCCAAAATATAAAGTTTTTTCCATTGGTTTTTTGCCTGGTTTTTTATACTTGGGTGGACTTGATCAACGCCTGCACATTGATCGGAAATCTACTCCGCGATTAGACGTCAAAAAAGGAGCCGTTGGTATTGGTGGAATGCAGACAGGAATTTACCCAAAATCAAGTCCTGGTGGCTGGCAAATTATTGGAAATTCTCCATTGAATTTTTTTGATGTTTTTAGTGAAAAACCATGCTTTGCAAATCCTGGTGATTTTATCAAATTCGTTTCCGTCACACTTGCCGAATATCATAAAATTTCAGAAGCTGTTTCTGATGGAAATTACACGCTAAAATCAACAGAAGTATGTTAG
- a CDS encoding Nramp family divalent metal transporter, with product MFKWIKNIGPGTLVAAAFIGPGTVTMCTKAGVQFGYSLLWAMLLSIIATIVLQEMAARTGIITQKGLAEVIKEQIPSTLLRNVAIFLILGAIVIGNAAYEAGNITGAALGMQVFGEENVVLYPILIGIIAFILLFIGNYKVLERSLVTLVLVMSISFLITAILTKPDIIAILKGTFTPTFPKNSMLIIIGLIGTTVVPYNLFLHASLVKEKWKTKEDLSAARKDTIISVILGGIVSMTIIIAATATTGGNIANAFDLAKGLEPLYGEYAKYLLGIGLFAAGITSAITAPLAAAYVAKSCFGWKASLKDVRFRIVWTIILVLGVVFSSLQFKPLEVITFAQVANGLLLPIVAIFLVWIVNKTNVLGNYKNTVFQNILAVGIILITLLLGIKLIYGVF from the coding sequence ATGTTCAAATGGATTAAAAATATAGGACCAGGAACGCTAGTTGCTGCGGCGTTTATCGGACCAGGAACGGTAACCATGTGTACCAAAGCAGGCGTGCAATTTGGATACAGTTTGTTGTGGGCAATGTTATTGTCCATCATTGCAACCATTGTATTACAAGAAATGGCGGCACGCACTGGAATCATTACGCAAAAAGGCTTGGCGGAAGTTATCAAAGAGCAAATTCCAAGTACATTGTTACGAAACGTAGCGATCTTCTTAATATTAGGCGCAATTGTCATTGGAAATGCAGCCTACGAAGCTGGAAACATTACAGGAGCTGCGTTGGGAATGCAAGTTTTTGGAGAAGAAAATGTTGTTTTGTATCCAATTCTCATAGGAATCATTGCGTTTATACTACTATTCATTGGGAATTATAAAGTGTTGGAACGCAGTTTGGTAACGCTAGTTTTGGTGATGAGTATCTCGTTTCTAATCACGGCAATTCTAACAAAACCAGACATTATCGCGATCTTAAAAGGAACATTTACGCCAACTTTTCCAAAAAACAGTATGCTTATCATTATTGGTTTGATCGGAACAACGGTAGTGCCGTATAACCTGTTCTTACACGCGTCTTTGGTGAAAGAAAAATGGAAAACAAAAGAAGACTTATCAGCAGCTAGAAAAGACACAATTATCTCTGTTATTTTAGGCGGAATTGTCTCTATGACTATCATCATTGCAGCCACGGCAACTACTGGCGGAAACATTGCCAATGCGTTTGATTTGGCAAAAGGATTAGAACCTTTATACGGAGAATACGCCAAATATCTATTAGGAATTGGCTTGTTTGCAGCAGGAATCACTTCGGCAATTACAGCGCCATTGGCAGCTGCGTATGTGGCAAAAAGTTGTTTTGGTTGGAAAGCTTCCTTGAAAGATGTGCGTTTTAGAATCGTATGGACAATCATTTTAGTGCTTGGTGTTGTATTTTCATCTTTGCAATTCAAACCTTTGGAAGTAATTACCTTTGCGCAAGTAGCAAATGGTTTACTATTACCAATTGTCGCGATCTTTTTAGTGTGGATAGTCAACAAAACCAATGTTTTAGGGAACTACAAGAATACCGTATTTCAAAATATCTTAGCCGTTGGAATCATTCTAATCACCTTATTATTAGGAATAAAATTGATTTATGGTGTATTTTAG
- a CDS encoding DUF2891 domain-containing protein, protein MLCIFVQCQPNKNQKKTPKTSKTSETITVSDTIATLSLAEANRLASLPLHCMQEEYPNKLNQTIGSEEDLQPPKILHPAFYGCFDWHSSVHGHWSLVSLLKQFPNLENSKEIREKLAENISKENIEIEIIYFKGTYNKSFERTYGWAWLLKLAEELHTWNDPLARELETNLQPLTDIIVQGYLDFLPKLNYPIRVGEHTNTAFGLTFAYDYAKTVENTALKSLIEQRAKDFYLSDENCPISWEPSGFDFLSPCLEEADIMRRVLPKDEFKTWLSKFLPQLADKNFQLAQGKVSDRTDGKLVHLDGVNFSRAWCLYGIANEFPAYAHLKNTANQHINYSLPSIVDDNYEGTHWLGSFAIYALNTAANVQMD, encoded by the coding sequence ATGCTTTGTATCTTTGTACAATGTCAGCCAAACAAAAATCAAAAAAAAACTCCCAAAACTTCAAAAACCAGTGAAACGATCACAGTTTCTGACACAATTGCAACGTTATCTTTAGCGGAAGCCAATCGACTCGCATCTTTACCATTGCATTGCATGCAAGAAGAATATCCCAACAAACTCAATCAAACTATTGGTAGTGAAGAAGATTTGCAACCACCAAAAATATTGCATCCCGCATTTTACGGTTGTTTTGACTGGCACTCTTCCGTACACGGACATTGGTCGTTGGTAAGTTTGCTCAAACAATTTCCAAACTTGGAAAACAGCAAGGAAATCAGAGAAAAATTGGCCGAAAACATCTCCAAAGAAAACATAGAAATTGAAATCATATACTTCAAAGGAACATACAACAAGTCTTTTGAACGCACATATGGCTGGGCTTGGCTGTTAAAACTCGCAGAAGAATTGCACACTTGGAACGATCCGTTAGCACGCGAATTAGAAACCAATCTGCAACCGCTAACGGATATCATTGTACAAGGATATTTAGACTTTTTACCAAAATTAAATTACCCAATCAGAGTGGGAGAGCATACAAATACTGCGTTCGGACTCACGTTTGCGTACGATTATGCCAAAACAGTTGAAAATACAGCATTAAAAAGCCTCATTGAACAACGCGCAAAAGATTTCTATCTGTCTGATGAAAACTGTCCTATCTCTTGGGAACCGAGCGGATTTGACTTTTTATCGCCATGTTTGGAAGAAGCCGATATCATGCGAAGAGTGTTGCCGAAAGACGAATTCAAAACGTGGTTGTCTAAATTCTTACCGCAATTAGCAGACAAAAATTTTCAATTAGCACAAGGAAAAGTATCCGATCGTACCGATGGAAAATTGGTGCATTTAGATGGTGTCAACTTCAGCAGAGCTTGGTGTTTGTACGGAATTGCCAACGAATTTCCAGCTTATGCACATTTAAAAAATACTGCCAATCAACATATTAATTACTCTTTGCCAAGCATTGTAGACGACAATTATGAAGGCACACATTGGTTAGGATCTTTTGCTATTTATGCTTTAAATACGGCTGCCAATGTTCAAATGGATTAA
- a CDS encoding class I lanthipeptide — protein sequence MKKKNVSKLSLNKKAISRLDANTPKGGQATPLPTPPVPISVPGGLCATQNNQCPSSVVYWCNVSCYIC from the coding sequence ATGAAGAAAAAGAATGTAAGCAAACTTTCCTTAAACAAAAAAGCTATTTCTCGATTAGATGCAAACACTCCAAAAGGAGGACAAGCAACACCATTACCAACGCCACCAGTACCTATAAGTGTTCCAGGAGGACTTTGTGCTACGCAAAATAATCAGTGTCCAAGCAGTGTAGTTTATTGGTGCAACGTATCCTGTTATATTTGCTAA